Proteins from a genomic interval of Clostridium scatologenes:
- a CDS encoding methionine ABC transporter ATP-binding protein — protein MIKLVNVNKSFSGDQVLKNINLHVKKGDILGIVGHSGAGKSTLLRCLNALEAYDSGRVTIMGNELKELSEKEVKTMRKKLGMIFQNFNLLNRKNVFDNIALPLEVWNFDKAYIEKKVTNLVKLVGLEDKIYSMPKDLSGGQKQRVGIARALALDPEILLCDEATSALDPNTTKSILELIKKINEELNITVVLVTHQMEVVKEICNRVALMEKGEIKGEGTVEELFLKPDKDLQKLLGENEVLPESGVNIKIFFPKEYSQQCIITSIARELDIDFSIVWGKLEKFRDNVLGSLVINTNEQYKENICKFLDSKSIIWEVIENND, from the coding sequence ATGATTAAATTAGTAAATGTAAATAAAAGTTTTTCTGGTGATCAAGTGCTTAAAAATATAAATTTACATGTAAAAAAAGGTGACATTCTAGGGATTGTAGGACACAGTGGAGCTGGGAAGTCTACACTTTTAAGGTGTTTGAATGCTTTAGAAGCTTATGATAGTGGAAGAGTAACTATTATGGGGAATGAATTAAAAGAATTAAGTGAAAAAGAAGTAAAGACTATGAGAAAAAAGTTGGGTATGATATTTCAGAATTTCAACCTGCTAAATAGAAAAAATGTATTTGATAATATAGCGCTTCCCTTAGAAGTATGGAATTTTGATAAAGCTTATATAGAAAAAAAAGTAACCAATTTAGTTAAGTTAGTAGGGCTTGAAGATAAAATTTATAGTATGCCTAAAGATTTAAGTGGTGGACAAAAACAAAGAGTTGGCATAGCAAGAGCATTAGCTTTAGATCCAGAAATACTATTATGTGATGAAGCTACATCCGCATTAGATCCTAATACTACAAAGTCTATATTAGAGCTTATAAAGAAAATAAATGAAGAATTAAATATAACAGTGGTCTTAGTTACACATCAAATGGAAGTAGTTAAGGAAATATGCAATAGAGTTGCACTTATGGAAAAAGGAGAAATAAAAGGCGAAGGTACTGTAGAAGAGTTGTTCTTAAAACCAGATAAGGATTTACAGAAGCTATTAGGTGAAAATGAAGTGCTTCCTGAAAGCGGAGTGAATATAAAAATATTCTTTCCAAAAGAGTACAGTCAGCAATGTATTATAACTTCAATAGCTAGAGAACTTGATATAGATTTTTCCATAGTATGGGGAAAGCTTGAAAAGTTCAGAGATAATGTTTTAGGATCACTTGTTATAAATACAAATGAACAGTATAAAGAAAATATATGCAAATTCTTAGATTCAAAATCTATAATTTGGGAGGTGATTGAAAATAATGATTAA
- a CDS encoding methionine ABC transporter permease, which produces MINEILLPALLETIQMVLISTFLAVAIGFIPAIILVLTDEGGLKPNKFVYKVLDFIINTLRSFPFLILMISIFPLTKLIAGTSIGTNAAIVPLTIAAAPFAARVIESSMKEVDNGVIEAAKSFGSSNWQIIYKVILKEAFPSIILGITLTVISVVGYSAMAGAIGGGGLGNVAINYGYYRFKTDIMIYTVVILIVLVQIFQSLGTFIYRKLSK; this is translated from the coding sequence ATGATTAATGAAATATTACTTCCAGCATTATTGGAAACAATACAAATGGTTTTAATATCTACTTTTTTAGCAGTGGCTATAGGATTTATACCAGCGATTATACTTGTGTTAACAGATGAAGGTGGATTAAAGCCTAATAAATTTGTATATAAGGTATTGGATTTTATAATAAATACTTTACGTTCTTTCCCATTTTTGATATTGATGATTTCTATATTTCCACTGACAAAATTAATAGCTGGTACAAGCATAGGAACAAATGCAGCTATAGTTCCTTTGACAATAGCTGCAGCACCGTTTGCGGCTAGAGTAATAGAATCTTCTATGAAAGAAGTTGATAATGGTGTAATAGAAGCAGCAAAATCCTTTGGGTCAAGCAACTGGCAAATAATATATAAAGTTATACTAAAGGAAGCATTTCCTTCTATAATATTAGGAATAACTTTAACAGTCATTAGTGTAGTTGGGTACTCTGCTATGGCAGGAGCTATTGGCGGAGGGGGACTGGGAAATGTAGCTATTAACTATGGATATTATAGATTTAAAACAGATATAATGATTTACACTGTTGTAATCTTAATAGTGCTTGTTCAAATTTTTCAAAGTTTAGGTACATTTATTTATAGAAAATTAAGCAAATAA
- a CDS encoding MetQ/NlpA family ABC transporter substrate-binding protein, whose protein sequence is MKKKKILSLILSSLIVLSLAGCGAKSGDASSSTSKDKKVIKVGATPVPHAEILKQVKPILQKEGYDLQIVEFTDYVTPNTSLNEGQLDANFYQHIPYLEQFNKEKHTELSYTVKVHLEPMGVYSNKVKKIADIKDGAEIAIPNDPTNGARALKVLQNAGLIKVKDGELISKADITENKKNIKIKELDAPQLPRVLGDVDAAVINSNYALQANLNPTKDAIAIEPKDSPYSNVLAVRTKDKDKDSIKALSKALNSPEIKKFIEEKYKGSIIPSF, encoded by the coding sequence ATGAAAAAGAAAAAAATATTATCTTTAATATTATCATCACTTATTGTTTTATCATTAGCAGGTTGTGGTGCTAAAAGTGGAGATGCTTCAAGCAGCACAAGTAAGGATAAAAAAGTAATAAAAGTAGGTGCTACACCAGTGCCACATGCAGAAATATTAAAACAAGTAAAACCAATATTACAAAAAGAAGGGTATGATCTCCAAATTGTTGAATTTACAGACTATGTAACACCAAATACTTCTTTGAATGAAGGACAATTAGATGCGAATTTTTATCAACACATACCTTACTTAGAACAGTTTAATAAAGAAAAACATACTGAGTTATCTTATACTGTAAAGGTTCATCTTGAACCAATGGGAGTATATTCAAATAAGGTTAAAAAGATAGCTGATATAAAAGATGGAGCAGAAATTGCTATACCTAATGATCCAACAAACGGGGCTAGAGCTTTAAAAGTGCTTCAAAATGCAGGACTTATTAAAGTAAAAGATGGTGAACTTATTTCAAAAGCAGATATAACTGAAAATAAGAAAAATATCAAAATAAAAGAATTGGATGCACCACAACTTCCAAGAGTTCTAGGTGATGTAGATGCAGCTGTTATAAATTCAAATTATGCGCTTCAAGCAAATTTAAATCCTACAAAAGATGCTATTGCTATAGAGCCAAAAGATTCACCATATTCTAATGTACTTGCAGTAAGAACTAAAGATAAGGATAAAGATTCTATAAAAGCTTTATCAAAGGCACTTAATTCACCAGAAATTAAAAAGTTTATAGAAGAAAAATATAAAGGAAGTATAATTCCATCATTTTAA
- a CDS encoding PLP-dependent aminotransferase family protein, giving the protein MFSDIKFNKEVPVYIQIKDYIKEMILGGMLQSEEKLPSTREMSSIMKVSRNTIIYAYEFLEDEGFICIKKGKGAFVCEIHVEMQEKWNVNWKTLINDYARASESLDIVKHEAKWKKGMISFKSIAPDENLFDVEEFKKAFLNRMSIEGEKILNYGYAKGYRPLINYLLKYMKNKGVNIRGKDILITNGFTEGFDIILSSLTNTNDKVLCENPTHNTAIKIMKLHGLTIEGVDMDADGINIKKLQEKLEKDKFALSYFIPSYHNPTGIVMSPEKRVKLYKLLKKYNIPIIEDGFNEELRYTGAHVAPIAALCGEGNSVIYIGSFSKVLFPGIRIGWILGDENIIGYLESVKRSRNIHTSFLDQAVFYDYLQGGNFEKYIKKARKVYKEKYEFAIECAKKYISTGQVMGEGGLHIFIKIDGINARKLLDRCYDKGVIFTPGDIFYTDNKGADTFRLGFSRVNKNEIQIGFQIIGDEVSNLIRETREEKNV; this is encoded by the coding sequence ATGTTTTCAGATATAAAATTTAATAAAGAAGTACCTGTATATATACAAATTAAGGATTATATTAAAGAAATGATACTTGGAGGTATGCTTCAAAGTGAAGAAAAGTTACCTTCTACAAGAGAAATGTCATCTATTATGAAAGTAAGTAGGAATACTATTATATATGCTTATGAGTTCTTGGAAGATGAGGGATTCATATGCATTAAAAAAGGAAAAGGCGCATTTGTATGTGAAATTCATGTAGAAATGCAGGAAAAGTGGAATGTAAATTGGAAAACCTTGATAAATGATTATGCAAGAGCTTCTGAAAGTCTTGATATTGTAAAACATGAGGCTAAGTGGAAAAAAGGAATGATATCCTTTAAAAGCATAGCACCAGATGAAAATCTTTTTGATGTGGAAGAATTTAAAAAAGCTTTTTTAAATCGTATGTCTATAGAAGGTGAAAAAATATTAAATTATGGATATGCTAAGGGTTATAGACCACTCATTAATTATCTTCTTAAATATATGAAAAATAAAGGCGTTAACATAAGAGGAAAGGATATACTCATAACTAATGGTTTTACTGAAGGATTTGATATAATATTATCATCTCTTACAAATACAAATGATAAAGTGCTTTGTGAAAATCCTACGCACAATACAGCTATAAAGATAATGAAACTCCATGGATTAACTATTGAAGGTGTGGATATGGATGCTGATGGCATAAATATAAAAAAGCTACAAGAAAAACTTGAAAAAGATAAATTTGCTCTTTCTTACTTTATTCCATCCTATCACAATCCTACGGGAATTGTAATGTCACCGGAAAAAAGAGTTAAGCTTTATAAATTGTTAAAAAAGTACAATATTCCGATAATAGAAGATGGATTCAATGAAGAGCTTAGATATACAGGAGCTCATGTTGCTCCAATAGCAGCATTGTGTGGAGAAGGAAATAGTGTAATATATATAGGAAGCTTTTCCAAGGTACTTTTTCCTGGTATAAGAATTGGATGGATTTTAGGTGATGAAAATATTATAGGATATTTAGAAAGTGTGAAAAGGAGTAGAAATATTCATACATCATTTTTAGATCAAGCTGTGTTTTACGATTACTTACAAGGTGGAAATTTTGAAAAGTATATAAAAAAAGCTAGAAAAGTTTATAAAGAAAAATATGAATTTGCAATTGAATGTGCCAAAAAATATATTTCTACAGGTCAAGTTATGGGAGAAGGAGGTTTGCATATATTCATAAAAATTGATGGAATTAATGCCAGAAAATTATTAGACAGATGTTATGATAAGGGAGTCATATTTACACCAGGAGATATTTTTTATACGGATAATAAAGGTGCTGATACATTTAGATTGGGATTTTCAAGAGTGAACAAAAATGAAATACAAATAGGATTTCAAATAATTGGAGATGAAGTTAGTAACTTAATTAGAGAAACAAGGGAGGAAAAAAATGTTTAA
- the hutG gene encoding formimidoylglutamase, translating into MFNKNYKVVEETDWEGRIDSETNFDAFRWHQWIKIIDLRKDNLTPFNGKLGFAFIGFCCDEGIRRNKGRIGAVNGPKSIRKELSSLPCAFAKDVELFDAGNVFCEDISLEESQALLSEAVSKILSLNLLPIVLGGGHEVAFGHYNGILNSLLKSDNKPNIGIINFDAHFDIRPYENGGTSGTMFRQILDICMEKDLKYNYFCIGIQKHSNTVELFKIADKFNVGYVLAKDISGNNIFDQLDKLDNFMKDKEHIYITVCSDVFSSAFAPGVSASQSLGLDPEIVLKFIKHILKSNKVISFDIAEVSPRFDQDNNTANLAAVIIFSVVTALAKINNLSYY; encoded by the coding sequence ATGTTTAATAAAAATTATAAAGTTGTAGAGGAAACAGATTGGGAAGGAAGAATTGATAGTGAAACTAATTTTGATGCATTTAGATGGCATCAATGGATTAAAATTATTGATTTAAGAAAAGATAATTTAACTCCTTTTAATGGAAAGTTGGGTTTTGCTTTTATTGGTTTTTGTTGTGATGAAGGAATTAGAAGGAATAAAGGGAGAATTGGAGCTGTTAATGGGCCTAAAAGTATTAGAAAAGAATTAAGTAGTTTGCCTTGCGCCTTTGCAAAGGATGTTGAACTTTTTGATGCAGGAAATGTGTTTTGTGAAGATATAAGTTTAGAAGAAAGCCAAGCTTTACTTTCAGAGGCAGTGTCAAAAATACTATCATTAAATCTTTTACCTATAGTTTTAGGTGGAGGACATGAGGTTGCGTTTGGACATTATAATGGAATATTAAACAGTTTATTAAAAAGTGATAATAAACCTAATATAGGAATTATAAATTTTGATGCTCATTTTGATATCAGGCCTTATGAAAATGGTGGAACTTCAGGAACTATGTTTAGGCAAATATTAGATATTTGCATGGAAAAAGATTTAAAATATAATTATTTTTGTATTGGAATTCAAAAGCATAGTAATACTGTGGAGTTATTTAAAATTGCAGATAAATTTAATGTAGGTTATGTTTTGGCAAAGGATATTTCAGGAAATAATATTTTTGATCAATTAGATAAGTTGGATAATTTTATGAAGGATAAAGAACATATTTATATAACTGTATGTTCAGATGTATTTTCTTCTGCCTTTGCTCCAGGAGTAAGTGCATCACAATCATTAGGACTAGATCCTGAAATAGTATTAAAGTTCATTAAACATATTTTAAAATCCAATAAAGTAATAAGTTTTGATATAGCTGAAGTATCTCCAAGATTTGATCAAGACAATAACACTGCAAATTTGGCAGCAGTCATAATATTTTCAGTGGTTACAGCTTTAGCTAAGATCAATAATTTATCATACTATTAA